A genomic segment from Clarias gariepinus isolate MV-2021 ecotype Netherlands chromosome 11, CGAR_prim_01v2, whole genome shotgun sequence encodes:
- the si:dkey-243k1.3 gene encoding endonuclease domain-containing 1 protein-like gives MLFGVFLFSVLVGSFLGLTHGDVVSDFIDEPDCIKYFYKGKVPQWGSDTPGTARLCQRFQNRFHFATLYDTYHRIAVYSAYVFEPSNGGGREKRWFVEPQLVNQNWGGEMRDGYWLGKDYPGIYQGERQALNEDYTNSGFDRGHLNPNGHHAVPSRNATFTLTNVVPQNPKLNQNAWANHESKLAKLFNAQCDKAYVLVGAIPSADNWIIKNNVRRVNIPEYMWNAYCCTDRNGVPISSGAAIALNTEQNLVVEYTLKEMVVFLQQYSNVPVGELFQNQCQ, from the exons ATGTTGTtcggtgtttttttgtttagtgtccTTGTGGGCTCCTTCTTGGGACTAACTCATGGTGATGTGGTGTCGGACTTCATAGATGAGCCTGACTGCATAAAGTACTTTTACAAAGGGAAAGTGCCACAGTGGGGGTCAGACACGCCTGGCACTGCCCGACTCTGCCAACGTTTCCAGAACCGCTTTCATTTTGCTACGCTGTATGACACATACCACCGTATCGCGGTTTACTCTGCATATGTTTTTGAGCCCAGCAATGGAGGAGGCAGAGAGAAGCGCTGGTTTGTGGAGCCCCAG ttggtGAATCAGAATTGGGGCGGGGAAATGAGAGACGGCTATTGGCTGGGAAAGGACTATCCTGGTATCTACCAGGGTGAGAGACAAGCTCTGAATGAGGATTACACTAACTCCGGGTTTGACCGTGGCCACCTCAATCCCAATGGACACCATGCAG TGCCAAGTCGTAATGCAACATTCACCCTCACGAACGTGGTGCCTCAGAACCCCAAACTGAACCAGAATGCTTGGGCCAATCATGAGTCCAAACTGGCAAAGTTGTTCAACGCTCAGTGCGACAAGGCCTACGTGCTGGTTGGTGCCATTCCCTCTGCTGACAACTGGATCATCAAGAATAACGTCAGACGAGTCAATATCCCAGAATACATGTGGAACGCATACTGCTGCACCGATCGCAATGGCGTTCCCATTAGCAGTGGAGCTGCAATTGCCCTCAACACTGAGCAGAATTTGGTTGTGGAGTACACACTGAAAGAAATGGTTGTTTTTCTCCAGCAATACTCCAATGTACCAGTAGGGGAGCTGTTCCAAAATCAATGCCAGTAA